The genome window aagaagaaaatttcttgCAGGTTTCCTCTGGTGCCTgtttattttggttcttgtttAGCATTTGGCTAGGCATCCCACTTCGAAAACTTGTCAAATTATAGTAGACTCTTATATTGGTTGCAGCACTAGACAATCATTGTTAAGCTCACTGTTAATTCTGCACAGTGCATGCTGAGATGTGCTATGTAGTGGACAAAGATGTGTAAAGGATTCATTTCAGCACTTTATTATGACGCAAGAACATTGTCTTTTTGCTATTTTCTAAGGCCGTCTTTGAGGAAGTCAGAGTAGGATTGGCATCAAGGGCTTACTTTTTTATCATCTCCTTATTTACAATTACAGTTTCTCCAGGTTGGCGCATGGAAGCTGAAGTGAAACTAGAAACAGGAAAAAAACCAATGGACAAGAGCAAATGTAAGTGGAAAAAGATCCAAAGAAACATGTCTTATCTAACAGTTGATGCAACAGTCTGTGCCCAAGCTTTAAGTTGGTCTTTCATGTTGATTTCATTGTCCACATCAGGAAATCTCCAGCGTACTGGTAGTTTATTTACCTTCCTCTGATTCAGAACACCCCATGCTTCAGAAAGATAAGGCCTTGACACTGCATACTTGTCGTGGACTAGTTCATTGCTGCCTTGCTTTCCCCATCTCTGCAATCCCGGTATGATTGAAGCCAAACTTGAGCTCTTATCTTCCTCTGTGAACACAAATCCCAAGTCCATGAACCCTTTAAGCTCCTCATACTCCAATTCTGATAAGCTTCTGCTAATACCTctactcctcctcctcctgTTACTGAATTTTTTCGTGGTTGTGGTTTCAATCTTTTCTTGCTCTTCAATCCTTTCAGAGAAATCACTCACTTCTACTCCAGAGAGTATCTTTGGCAGTGTTGGTGTGGAAATCGCTGACTTGGGAGATGCAGCATTTGGGCTGAAACCTGTATCATAGCTGACACAGTGATCACTTAGAGAACGAACTTGAAGGTTTACTATGCTCGCAAGCTTTGATTTTTCAAGCTCATGTTCTTCTTGATCATGAATAGGCTTGCTAGTTGAAGATGCTAAGCAATGCTTGCTAGTAAATATTCCATGTTCAAACCAATAAGAATCAAAGAGCTTCAGAATTTCTTCAGCGGCCATAGTGATCTCTTCTGtggataaaatgccaaaaacacTGGGAGACAGAGGAAACTTCTTAGTATTTCTTCCCAAGCTTTGAAGTATATAGCTACAATAGCAGCATATTGCTCAATTATTTGTGGACTATTATTAGAATCTCATGAGTGGTTAATAATAAAGTAAGCCCTCGTTTGTCTCATCTAACATATAATATAATAGCAAAGGTATGCTCCTGACTTCTTCCAATTATTGCAGTGTTAGTTGGGATGTGAAGTCATTGGAATGTGCTAGAATTAATGCTAATTAAACCTAGCTTATCGTTTGACTGTGATTAGTTTGATAAGATTTGTACTGAGATCAAATTTTCAATAAGCTTGAGGCTGAAATGGATTGCCCTTTTTGTCCACTAAGAAATGTAGTTTAGCTCCAATTGTTTCATAAGCATTTCTCCTTATCTACCTTAAACAAGTTCTGCACCAGATCAAATTCCCTCGTGGGGAAGGGATGACTTTTAAATTTGATCCAaacaccacccccccccccctccaaaaaaaaaagaaaggaattatATGTCCTTATCACATTTTGATCATTATCTCATGATGCGATCCACTTTCTTGTACTAGGTGTGGCAACGAGTTAATCAAGCCTGAAGCCTCGAACTTGAACTTGAAGATATTTATTTGAACTGGAACTCAGTCTTGCTCGTTATCAATTCGATTAAATTGTTTGATCTTGCTCGAGAAAGCAAAATAAGCTCAAATCGAGCTCAAACTCAACTTAAGCTTGAGCTTTCTAGTATTGCCAttgctattaaaaaaaaaaataaaagtatacTAAACCAAAACATTACATTTTTCGCCAGTCCAGTACTAGATCATAATCAAACTACTCAATTCTTTGGATGGTGGGGAGgcattattttcttcttttgtttgaaaattttagtggTGTCAATTAGTGCCCAAATCCTGCAAAACTTTATAATTATTGTAGTGCATGAACTTGACCAAGAAGATTTAGTGGTAGTAGGTGACAAAACTCAAAATCAAACAATAAATGCATACTAGTCGACTAATGCAATTCATGTGGTCTATGTATTGCCAAGAATAAGAAGTCTAGGCACTAACAAGTCTTTTGCCTTGGGGGCCCGGGGAACGGAGAGGGaaggtggaggtggaggtggaggtggtggcATTGGAGTCTCTCTTGAATCAAAACAAatttggatagtaaattatttaCGTAAATTTATCTGCTCGCATCAATAACATAtattttaatcacatttttattttatatatgtatCACATCAAGGCGTTAtggtatttctttttcaaaaaattatttcaaataatctcttatCCTAACACACCTACGTTATATGTTAATTAGCTTTTTAAGAGCAATAGTTAATGTTACTTTAACTACTAGAACACTcaaaatacttcaaaaaaataaataaataaatgaaggaCTTGTTTGTATACACTTGAAAATAATATCAATCAAAGGAGTCTATGACTGTTTGGTAGTTTGTCACCATTATTCCCCATTGGAGGCCAGGCTAGGCTCCCATAATTTGTATTATCAGATTTGTTCATACCAAAAGTTGAATAATGAACAATTTTCCAATTAAACTTGTCCCCCCCACCGCCGCGGCAACGCGGAATCTCCCATTCTGTCTCGTAAATTATGCATGAGAAAACATTTTGCCAGCTCCTTAACTTTGCCATCCAATACAACCTTGGCTGGCTCTTTCCTCTCCCCTATGATGTTTCCTAAATCATGACTGTCAATCATGAAAGAATGCCCAAAAAGAGCAGAGCATCCTATATAAAGTCTTCATCCTCTCACGTTAGCCACCaccaaaaagaaattaaaccctTTAATTCCTTTCACAGTTCCCATTGTTCAGTGTTTTTCTCCATCATCAATGAAAATGAAGTCCATCACTTGCAGTAATTGGCTGAAGCTTTCAGTGTTCATGACACTGCTCTTAGCTACCTCCGCTGGTAATTTTTACCAAGATGCTGTCACAACTTTTGGCGATCAACGAGTTAAGATAGCCGAGGGTGGTCGACTTCTCTCATTGTCCCTAGATAAATCATCAGGTTCAGGGTTTCAATCCAAGAATGAATATTTGTTTGGAAGATTTGACATGCAACTCAAGCTTGTCCCTGGAAACTCTGCTGGCACTGTCACCACATTCTATGTAAGTTCATGATCATCAgcgcttcttcttcttcttctttttttttttcccccgaagaaaaataaaagtttcTCTTTCCAATGTGTTAATTAGATTTGTGGTGTTTAATTAAGTGGCTAATGGCAATCATATTCTTCTGTAGCTGTCATCTGTAGGACAGGGACATGATGAGATTGATTTTGAGTTCTTGGGTAATGCTAGTGGGCAACCATACACTCTCCACACCAATGTTTACTCACAAGGAAAAGGGGATAAAGAACAGCAATTTAAGCTTTGGTTTGATCCCACAACTTTCTTTCATACCTATACAATGGTGTGGAACTCTCAACGTATAATGTAAGTCCCTATACCATGcccataaaaaaaataatatttatagATGCATGGTGCACATTAATTATCTTTTGATCCCATCTGCCTGATGATCCATTCTTAGTCCTTTCAATTAACATGCTagtcaaaacataaaaaataataacttcaatattttatactaacttcttttttttacaCTAACTTCAAGTCTTACACATCGAACACGCATTCTTGACCGTTATTGTATTCCTCTCAGCATGAGAAAGATTAATCTATAAAAGTTACTAAATATTATTAGTTCAAGTTCCATTAAATTTTGATTTCCATCCATTTTCACCAAatgttgatatatatatatattttttatttactttcagTTTCTTGGTTGATAACATTCCTATAAGAGTATACAACAACCACGAAGCCATTGGAGTTCCATTCCCCAAGAACCAACCAATGAGGGTGTATTGCAGTTTCTGGAATGCAGATGACTGGGCAACACAAGGTGGCCAAGTGAAGACAGATTGGGCAAATGCACCATTCACAGTTTACTACAGAAACTTCAACGTCAAGGGAGACGTTTGTGTTCCTGGATCTCCTTGTGGTTCTGGCTCTAAATCCACAGATTCTCTGAACACTCAAGAATGGGAAACTCAAGGACTTGATGGCAAAGGACGAAATAGAATCCGATGGGTTCAACAGAAGCACATGATCTACAACTACTGTGCTGATCGTAAGAGGTATCCTCAAGGCCTTCCTGTTGAATGCAAGCGTCCGAGGTTCTGAGGAGATCATGGAAAAGGCTGCTGTGAGTTGATGAAATTAattctttgttcttttttgaacatcaaaaataaaatggtgTGTTGTTTGGTTTACCTTTTGCTCATCACATATtgttgttgaaaatttttttttttttcatctttttcatAATTCAGTAATAGGCTAAGTAAAGTTTAATTGATATCCTGTATGCTGTCGAGCGGAATTCTTAAAAGGAATCCCATGATGAATAAAATATCTTTATGctttatctctctctctctctctctctctctatatatatgtatatatatatcggttacaatgatttttcttttccctaaagaaaaaaaggaaacttCCGGCATATATCATTGCCCTTTTAGGCAATGCCAGTCAAGACTATGACTTGGAAGTTTGCTAATAAGGCCGAGTAGATATGGGGTCAGgaaatttcttgctccaattaattaaataatgggttaattacatttacctcccctgaggtttgactATATTACCAATAAATTCCTGTAATTTGTCTAAATAATggtctcaccctttgaatgatcaaacatttaacaaaaacccccttaatgccgaaaatgcccttattgaggccatgttgcattaaaaaaagaaaaagtaggcGTCAACTCGCTATTTTGATATTCTGAAGAAGAAGTAGGCATGGGCAGAGATTTGTTCCTTTTGTATTAAAAAATGCCACTGCATTGTGGTATAAAATGAGACATAATAGTCAACTCAACTGGAGAAATGATTCCCcctcttattattattatttttattttttttcctcactTCAAACAGGATATGCTTCTTGTTAATAAATGTGAACGGATCAAAAGTTGTCGGaagcaatttttattttttccatttgTCCTTTTCGACAACTTATGAGTTTCCTTAACAAGGACTAGTAGGATTCAATATCCATCCAAGCAAGTAGAGTCGAATTTAAGGACTTGCCCGTGTAAAAGCaataaggatttttttttctagatttcAGGCTACTCGCTCGCTCGCTGGCTCTTGCTTGTTTCCCATTTTAAGTATCAATTCTCTCATTCTTCTCTTTTAGGAGCTTATTGTTTTAAGGATTGATCTTCTGTACACTGACAGCGTATACATTTTTACCATTAGATATATGACAcgtaatttgaatttgaatttgaaagtCAAATTTTGTGTATGTGTCATATATCCAACCATGATAATGTATACACCGTcatcagtatatataagatttactctttttttaatGGTAATTTTCATTTCTAAATTAGAGAAAGGTAATAAGCGCTGATGAGATTTATTATGACCCCATATTTGTAAACTACGGGGccgtgagtttttttttttttttttgataatgtattttcctttttcatttttgttttgtgaataaattttgacaaattttattgCTTCGTATTGCATATTGATCTAGAAATAGAGACATGGATACTCTcacatatttttcttttcttctttatatTGTAATGCATTTTTAACTTTTGATTTTAACATGATCAAAAGAGGAATATGCAACTTGATAAGGATGAAGAAAATTCCTCTTTGAACTATCTCTTGGTTGAACTACTATTACGGTAatattctctttctttttttgccaAAGAAAAGTCATTATCacacaagaaaattaaaatactcAGATGTCCAACAAATTTTAGTTAGTTACAACAAAAAATTGTGCCATATGGAAGCTTTACCAACCGCAAAACCTACAGGAGCTGCAAGTCTTAATCAATTCCCAAGTGCCATAATACGACGAAGGAGATCAACAAGTGATGATATGATGGAGATGCTTTTCTTTAtcgtcttcttttttttttttttttctttttgaattctGCCCACGATTTTGATGGGATTTTATTCTTTTAGCATATTCTTCCTTTAAGCAGTTTTGAAATGATACTCATTGATCGTTGCGACTAATTGTCTAGCTAATACGAGCTTATTGTTAAAGAGCAAACACAAATTGCAGGAATAGTTGCGACTTATGAATTTAGGTGGATGGTAATATAAGTGTTTTGGAACCTTAAATTGTAATcatttcaatcatttgaaaaatcaaataattattGTCTCTAAGCGATAAAAATTGAGAGAATGAATTCCTAAAGAACCGTAGAATCTTTTTGAATTTATGATTATTGTTATTTATGCTTGTATCATATTCTGATCACAAGTGGAAATTTTTAAGTAATAAGAGTTAAATTTTTCTTGTTAGTCATGATGATGTTTGTTTGAAATACATATGAGGGATATAAATCGAAGGAACGGTTCTTTAAAaaagggcttttttttttttttttatggataTTCATAGCGATCTAGATTTCTATtctacaataataaaaaaagttcTAAATTTTCTCGTGATGAAACAATGGGATAGTGTTTGTTTGCACGGAAAAGTGTGGGAAAGTGAAGAAAAGTTTGTTATTTTTCCCTTCATGCATGTTTAGTTGGcagaaatattaaaattttttcttgcattttcatgcatattgtGTCCTGCAAaggattttgaaggaaaataattaattacacACAAAAGTTCTCATAACTGCTATTAACTAGCTTGTCATTAACTTCTTGTATTTTTACAATGTTTTTCTTAATTAGTAACCAAATGTgtatgaaaaacttattttcattttcctccTTCACTTCACTTTTCCATACAATTTTCCTTATATTCAAACAGAGCCTAGGggttggataggagattatttgaaataatcaGTGTAGctctttttgtgatgtgatgcatgtgagataaaaaggtagcTGGAAATTGTGCCTATGATGGAGTAAGTAAAacaaaatctgaatttttttttttttttgaaattcttgatATCCAAACACACCTTATCTTCAATTAGGTTTCATGCAATATAACTGGCCTATAGATAGCTGACTTAGATCTGGAATTTGAAATATTGTGCATgatttttttcagatttttggaATCTGCAAACTGTTCTAATATTCCATATGCAACAACTGGCCTTACTTTCTTTTTGGAATGACAGATGCGCCAGCAAAGCAATTCATTTGGATCTGCACTGCTGGATACCCTTTCCAACTCAAATTCCCAACGGCACAGTTGAGCACTATCCTTTACCGCTCCATTATCCCTTGTGTCTTTCTCTATGTTTTTCATCTTTCAAACCGTTTTGATGATCGCacccaaaattaaccaaaaaaataaaaataaaaatacaatgcAAAAAAAGATAGTAGTGATGACCTTACATCACAAATGTAgcatttttttattgttgtgCCATATGAaaattacaaattgaaatacagTATTtatcttatttgttttgtagtATTCACAACAGGCTATCTGCAGTTTGATTATAGGGATTGAACTTTGTTCTTAGGGAACACTAAAAATTATGAAACTATGAAGTGTAACATGAAACGATTCTATCTTGCAAGCGGACAAAAggggaaaatatatatatacaatacaaaaagTGGTCATCTAACAGTAGATGCAACAGTATGAGCCCAGAACCTGAGTTGatctttgatttccatttcaTTTCCCAAACCTGGATTAATTTTCCAATTCATCAATTTCTTCTTTACCTTTCTCTCAGCCTTCTTTTCGTCTAAAACGTCCCATGCTTCAGATAGATATGGCCTTGAAACAACAGGTTTTTCATCAGCAAaatccttcttttcttcttcttcgtcaACATTCCTTCCCAATCTTTGCAATCCAGGGATGATGGAAACCAAGCTTGAATCTTTATCTTCATCAGAAAACACAAATCCCAGATCCATAAACCCTTTTAACTCCTCAAACTCAAGCTCAGACAAACTCTTGCTATTGtttcttctcctctctctcctcctcctcctctttttCCCTGCATCAAAACCAGCTTTATTTTCTTCTACTTCTGAAAACTCTCCGACTTCCTTCCCAGACAGAATCGTTTGTGGCTTAGGCAAAAGGAGAACAGACTTTGGAGAAGGAGACCCATGATCAGGAGAAGCAGTCGATGGGCTATCTTTGGAGCTCAAATTTTGCTCACTAAAAGACCTAACAACAAATGAAGGAGTGGAAGAAAGCTTTAATTTTGGTTCAACCTCTTCATCAATATCAAGAACTGGATTTGAGGTTGAGGGTTGTTTTTTCCTAAGGATGCAATGCTCAAACCAGTAAATATCGAAGATTCTTAGCTCTTCTTCAGCTGGCATTTTCTCTTCGATCTGTCGGCAATGAAGAAGGGGGTTTTGGCAAAATTCAAGAACTTTTTTATTTATGGTGGACATTGTCATACGCTAGAAATGTATTTATATCCCCCCACTGGCCCGTTCCCATAGGCCATttcacacactcacacacacacacacagtgGTTGAGTTGTTAACTTTAAATTATTGATGGGCTTACGTGGATGTCTATTAAAGTAATTCACGTTTTTGTCGTTCGAGATTTATTTCTTAACAATAATTTGTATTTTGCAGTATTAGCATTTAATTAAGCAAGAAAATTTGTTTGTGCGTACGAGGCTTTGACTTGTGTTTGTCTGTGTTCTCATCGTTCAAGGTTTAGTTTAAGAATAAATCTTACACGCACCAAATATTAATCACTAAGAAAAAGACCAAGTCGTACGCTGCATGCCTTTGACTTTTAACTTTTCGATTGTTTTCATCATTCTCTATAATTATGTCTTTTTTTAATTAAGGGGAAAAATTattgtaaagaaaaaaaaaaggaattctaAGAATTATCGAGATTGGTtgtcttttttaattttaatttttatgtttttgccAAAAAGGAATCACAAAGGAAGGAAATTTGAGTGTAAACAAAAGCtagaaatgaatatatatagCTTAATTATAAGAGCAGAACAGATTGCATTCTTATTTTTCCATTACAAATATTTGTACTATATTCATTTTTGATGGAATAATCAACTCAATTCTTCGGATTCCCATAATGTGAAAGGGGTCCAAAATGTCTGGTCCATTTTGATGCGTAAAGTTGAAGAATCAATTGTGCCACTTTGTTTAAGGTCCACGCAAGAGGTGAGACTTTTCCTTTCTAACCTACAATGCCCCCAcatccaacccaaaaaaaaaagaagagaggatCAAGATAATAGACAAATCAAATCATGATCATGCATGtttgacaacaaaaaaaaaaaaaaaaaatcacgatCATGCACTCCTCCAAttaataaagaagaagaaaacaataATAACAACAGCAAATGATGGCCTACTTGAAGTTGAAATATCAATTAAGGGCCATAGGCATGTGACAAACAAACATTATTGTTGTTATATCATCTTAATCATGTCCCAAATATATAAAAGACAAAGCAAAACTATGCCCCTTCACATTTATTTTATGGGTGTTGTTGTGACATTCCTTTCCAACCACTAGAATTAGTCATAATTACAACATAGGTTTAAGAAGCTTTGTATGATTTGCTGTTGGAGTTGAACGTAATTAACTCTCAATTTAATTTCTGtgtcaaaaatgataaaattgatttgAGCAAATCTGGTCGCATTTCAGTTTCATTGGTCAACTCAGGGTCTAATCTAATGAAATGATGCTGTGGGATTGGCAAACTTTCCTTTTCTTGACGTCTTTTAATATCTTCTGTGCAAGGGCTGGATGATGCATGCATTAATTATTCTTCCGGAATTACAGGTGGAACGTTAATATCTTCTGTGCAAACTGCAGAGCAGTGTTTGGAATGCACGTAAGCCACCATATCTGCAAGAAATTATTCATTCAACTCACAAGTACAATGTGATAAGAAGATGGGAAATCCCGTGATGACTTTAGTTCAGTTCCCAGGTGaaatcatttcttcttcttcttgtttttgtttttttttttggggggggggggggggggggggcgctAAAAATGAAGGGGTTTATAACTAAGTCTGGATATGATCAagaaacatatatatatgtttcatgtttgagagagagagagaggagaaaatGAATGATGCTTTGTATATATTTATGCTTTGTTCCAGCAAAATTTTGATCATCAGGCAAGTATTTGAGCAACAGTAGTAGAATGGCCTTGATGGCTGACGTCTCCAGGACCTAGCTAGAAAATTCTTATTCTCAAATTGAAACTTCAAATGGTCATTTCTATTAAGAAACCAACCTTTTGGAGAAAACACAAAGAAATTCCAAGTATACCTGAAATCATTTTGCTACAATTTCGCACCCTGGTATcaattttttttcgttttttggCTTCTGAATCACTTAACTGTTGAATATTCTTCGATCTTGAATAATAAGCTTCAATTGTTCAATAAAGGTAAAGAACCTCGTCCAACACTTGCTGCAtactgaaaaattttgctgaggGAAATGCAAGATGTGGTATAAAAGGATGGATTGTCCCAAGCACACATGGTCATTATCGTTTGTCGAGATCATCTTCTTCACTAAACCAAGAAGGTAATGGCACAGATGGATCAACTAAGTCCAAGATTTCAATACTTGGTACCATCTGAGGCTCAAGAGAATCAAGAATTGCAAGAAGATCAGCCACACGAGGTCCTTAAAAGCTGTCTGAAATCAGGTCCAATTGCCCGAAACCCAGGCTTGGCAACTGCCAGCATGCAACTTTTCCAGTTTTGATTTCAGTCTCAACTATATATTGATGCTCAATCCCAAGCTCATGAAACACTACTAGTACTTTGAATCCATGTATGCATTACAATTTTACATTAATTATTTTAGTTCTACCGACCTTTCAATCCAGACTTCATTCACTTAATAATACTCAATGCTTCGAATTCTTTGTCGTGTCACGCATTGTCCAGAGCTAAGCCAAGAATCCATGCGATTCCGTTTCTATAGGTTCGTATCAGAAGCAAACAAATTTTTGGAGACTTCAACGATCGCAGCAGACAAGAGAGGATAAAATTTTACACCACACATTGTAGCTGGTGACTTGCCAATTTGATCACGCTGTACGGCTTGGGAGATTCCACAATCTACTGTCTCTAATGCGCAACACGATACCATGCATCTAAGGTGGCTCGTGTAAAATGTCTTTAACACAAAACACTTGAATTGTAACTCTAATGTTTTCTCGAATTAATTATACTTTTCTAAAAAAACTAACACTTAAAACCACTTTTATCATCGAGTATCTAATGAGCATCTGTTAGCCAgaaccgtgtgtatatatatatatatatatataaaggcacaagaaagaaggaaaagaaaaccatTTCAAGAACTCCAAAGTCTAAGAGAGCTTTATAAGATTAGAAGGTTAGTTCATGGAGCAGATCATGTCCGTACCCGGTGTCAAATGAAGATAATCTGAGCGTGCGCATGCATCTGGATAATGGGGGCTAAAGTCTTAAAGGTGATTGTATGATTTTGTCTGATTTGACCCTCTTGTTCTTGATGGATGGATTAGGCTTTTGGTGTTGACTGGCCTCACTTTAGAACTAAGCTTCTGGGCCCTTGAGAACACAAGGGGGTTAAATTCTAATGCTATGGCTGTCTGGATAATTGCCCTGACCAGTGACTCTGGACAGTCTTCTTATGTCAAGTCATGGCCCATTTTTCCCAATGGGACATTTCCATCTCTAATCAATTAATTTGAAGGGCAATTTTTTAGGTGCTAAAACACCCtttttttgaacccaaaaaaccaaaaaaaaaaaaaacatgtagaTGCTAGATTGGATGGTGTTGAGACTCAATGTCCCAAATTATGTTAAATTACACAACAGCATGTAGTTTTAATTATTTAAGAGATTTGGAATGTTTTACTAGTAGGTTAATTAACGCCTAATTTGATAAAAGAATCGTTGTAATATTGAATCTTTACGAGTCATTAAGGTACCATGCACAATGAGGGAGGATTAGGTTGGATGGTAAGGTGGGAGGAATCGTGAATTAGAACAATTTGTCTAAATGGCTTCTGGTTCTTGCACCAGTTTATCTAATCAAATTCCCCTGCGAAAGAAGATActtcatccaaaaaagaaaaaaaggaaaagggaattATGAAGGGAGGTGTACCTCAATAATCATCTAAACAACCATGGAGCTTTTGATTCGCATTTCAACATGGAAAccaaaatcaaaattataagCCTCACAATGGTATGGATGTTCACTAACCAATAATCATCC of Coffea arabica cultivar ET-39 chromosome 5c, Coffea Arabica ET-39 HiFi, whole genome shotgun sequence contains these proteins:
- the LOC113689531 gene encoding uncharacterized protein — its product is MAAEEILKLFDSYWFEHGIFTSKHCLASSTSKPIHDQEEHELEKSKLASIVNLQVRSLSDHCVSYDTGFSPNAASPKSAISTPTLPKILSGVEVSDFSERIEEQEKIETTTTKKFSNRRRRSRGISRSLSELEYEELKGFMDLGFVFTEEDKSSSLASIIPGLQRWGKQGSNELVHDKYAVSRPYLSEAWGVLNQRKVNKLPVRWRFPDVDNEINMKDQLKAWAQTVASTVR
- the LOC113691134 gene encoding xyloglucan endotransglucosylase protein 1; the encoded protein is MKMKSITCSNWLKLSVFMTLLLATSAGNFYQDAVTTFGDQRVKIAEGGRLLSLSLDKSSGSGFQSKNEYLFGRFDMQLKLVPGNSAGTVTTFYLSSVGQGHDEIDFEFLGNASGQPYTLHTNVYSQGKGDKEQQFKLWFDPTTFFHTYTMVWNSQRIIFLVDNIPIRVYNNHEAIGVPFPKNQPMRVYCSFWNADDWATQGGQVKTDWANAPFTVYYRNFNVKGDVCVPGSPCGSGSKSTDSLNTQEWETQGLDGKGRNRIRWVQQKHMIYNYCADRKRYPQGLPVECKRPRF
- the LOC113689699 gene encoding uncharacterized protein; amino-acid sequence: MTMSTINKKVLEFCQNPLLHCRQIEEKMPAEEELRIFDIYWFEHCILRKKQPSTSNPVLDIDEEVEPKLKLSSTPSFVVRSFSEQNLSSKDSPSTASPDHGSPSPKSVLLLPKPQTILSGKEVGEFSEVEENKAGFDAGKKRRRRRERRRNNSKSLSELEFEELKGFMDLGFVFSDEDKDSSLVSIIPGLQRLGRNVDEEEEKKDFADEKPVVSRPYLSEAWDVLDEKKAERKVKKKLMNWKINPGLGNEMEIKDQLRFWAHTVASTVR